A single window of Vibrio stylophorae DNA harbors:
- the fldB gene encoding flavodoxin FldB, whose protein sequence is MKVGLFYGSSTCYTEMCAEKIRDILGADLVQLHNVKDTPLSEMQHYDLLILGISTWDFGELQEDWGVVWSDLASLNLSGKVVALYGLGDQEGYGEWYLDAMGMLYQELAQSGAHFVGQWPTSGYHFDQSKAVVDGQFVGLALDEDSQYDLTDERLATWCEQVMISFADWLEQSA, encoded by the coding sequence ATGAAAGTTGGTCTATTTTATGGCTCCAGTACCTGCTACACCGAAATGTGCGCAGAGAAAATCCGCGATATTCTAGGTGCCGATCTCGTACAACTGCACAATGTCAAAGACACCCCACTGAGTGAAATGCAGCACTATGATTTGCTGATTTTAGGGATCTCAACCTGGGACTTTGGTGAGTTACAAGAAGACTGGGGCGTCGTTTGGTCCGATTTAGCCAGCCTCAACCTTAGTGGCAAAGTGGTGGCTCTTTACGGTCTAGGTGACCAAGAGGGCTATGGGGAATGGTATTTAGATGCCATGGGCATGCTCTACCAAGAGCTAGCGCAAAGTGGCGCGCACTTTGTGGGTCAATGGCCAACGTCCGGCTATCACTTTGACCAATCCAAAGCGGTCGTTGATGGTCAATTTGTGGGCCTCGCGCTTGATGAAGACAGCCAATACGACCTCACCGATGAGCGTCTTGCCACTTGGTGTGAACAGGTCATGATCAGCTTTGCTGATTGGCTTGAACAATCCGCTTAA
- the xerD gene encoding site-specific tyrosine recombinase XerD gives MLSEQEVSCLEQFLDAMWLERGLAENTLASYRSDLEKFTHWLAEQGGSLWGVSAEQLQNYQWWLESRHYKQSSRARMTSALRRLFQYLFREKLREDDPSALLLSPKLPARLPKSLSETEVEALLDAPQLDDPIEMRDYAMLELLYATGLRVTELVSLTLENMSLRQGAVRVVGKGGKERLVPMGDAAMDAIEQFLTHGRPQLLGEVSSDVVFPSRRARMMTRQTFWHRIKLYATRAGIDAEALSPHVLRHAFATHLLNHGADLRVVQMLLGHSDLSTTQIYTHVATERLKALHQTHHPRA, from the coding sequence GTGCTTTCAGAGCAAGAAGTGTCTTGCTTGGAGCAGTTTTTAGATGCCATGTGGCTTGAGCGCGGTTTGGCTGAAAATACGCTGGCCTCTTATCGCAGCGATCTAGAAAAATTCACCCATTGGCTGGCCGAGCAGGGTGGTAGCCTTTGGGGGGTGAGTGCAGAGCAGCTGCAAAACTATCAGTGGTGGCTAGAATCTCGCCACTATAAGCAAAGTAGCCGCGCGCGAATGACTTCGGCGCTACGTCGCTTATTCCAATATCTCTTTCGCGAAAAATTGCGTGAAGATGACCCTAGCGCCCTTTTGCTCAGCCCTAAATTGCCCGCGCGCTTACCCAAATCGCTCAGTGAAACGGAAGTGGAAGCCTTGCTCGATGCGCCGCAGCTCGATGATCCCATTGAGATGCGCGATTACGCCATGTTAGAGCTACTCTATGCCACGGGATTGCGGGTGACTGAGCTGGTGAGCTTGACTCTGGAAAATATGAGTTTGCGCCAAGGCGCAGTGCGAGTGGTGGGCAAAGGCGGTAAAGAGCGTTTGGTGCCTATGGGCGATGCTGCGATGGATGCCATTGAGCAGTTTTTGACCCATGGCCGGCCACAACTGCTCGGTGAAGTGAGTTCGGATGTGGTGTTCCCAAGTCGCCGCGCCCGCATGATGACGCGGCAAACCTTTTGGCATCGTATTAAACTCTATGCAACGCGCGCGGGAATCGATGCTGAAGCACTTTCACCGCACGTGCTGCGTCATGCGTTTGCCACGCATTTGCTCAATCATGGCGCTGATTTGCGCGTGGTACAGATGTTGCTGGGGCATAGCGATCTATCGACGACGCAAATCTATACCCATGTTGCGACTGAGCGTTTGAAGGCTTTACACCAAACCCATCATCCGCGCGCATAA
- the dsbC gene encoding bifunctional protein-disulfide isomerase/oxidoreductase DsbC gives MLRRTLTGIALTLSFVLPAHADDAAIQTQFAKLGLNVESVQASPVAGLKLVATDQGIFYASDDGQYFIHGKMFKIGETGITDVAAAVVKKQLEALLPTAIVYKAPKEKYAITVFTDTSCGYCQKLHQELQDYLDAGITVRYLAYPRHGVDSQTGHLLSNIWCAKDPAQAMTDGKAGKAVAGDGKSCLDIIAKHYQFGAQVGVNGTPAVLLDDGTLLPGYRPANAMLQVLQSR, from the coding sequence ATGTTGCGACGCACCTTAACTGGCATCGCCTTAACCCTGAGTTTTGTTTTGCCTGCGCACGCCGATGATGCAGCCATTCAAACGCAATTTGCCAAGCTCGGTTTAAACGTTGAGTCTGTGCAAGCCTCTCCAGTTGCAGGTTTGAAATTGGTTGCTACGGATCAAGGTATTTTCTATGCCTCTGATGACGGCCAATATTTTATTCATGGCAAAATGTTTAAGATTGGTGAAACAGGCATTACCGACGTAGCTGCCGCTGTGGTGAAAAAACAGCTAGAGGCACTATTGCCAACAGCCATTGTCTATAAAGCGCCAAAAGAGAAGTACGCCATTACGGTATTTACGGATACCAGCTGTGGCTACTGCCAAAAACTGCACCAAGAGCTACAAGACTATCTTGATGCTGGGATCACCGTGCGTTATTTGGCTTACCCACGCCACGGCGTAGATTCACAAACTGGCCATTTGCTCAGCAATATTTGGTGTGCCAAGGATCCCGCGCAAGCAATGACCGATGGTAAAGCGGGTAAAGCTGTTGCCGGTGATGGTAAGAGCTGCCTTGATATCATTGCCAAACATTATCAATTTGGCGCGCAAGTGGGTGTCAACGGTACGCCCGCTGTGCTACTGGATGATGGCACGCTACTGCCAGGATATCGCCCTGCCAATGCGATGCTACAGGTATTGCAATCACGCTAA